One genomic window of Haliotis asinina isolate JCU_RB_2024 chromosome 4, JCU_Hal_asi_v2, whole genome shotgun sequence includes the following:
- the LOC137280908 gene encoding putative polypeptide N-acetylgalactosaminyltransferase 9 has translation MKTRKCNILLLKVLRPRGLMRLMMFLCGLFVGIIYLTASSVPRTNTGSTHRSGLRMGDSVRSAPSGVFDQHMAGRKWSSKKFGNWSNGVEDDITYPPFVAESPPHGRGEYGRPVTVFPSHLSAEAKQTFDEGFKRHSFNQFVSDIVSVTRRLPEPGPPQCRSLSHQNILKASVIMCFHNEAWSTLLRSVHSVINRSPPHLLQEIILVDDASDLEYLGAALEKYMSTLGIVKILRTGQREGLIRARLLGYKHAMAPVLVFLDSHIECFPGWLEPLLDRIAEDPYAVPYPTIESIKSDTLSVKPHAPLSVGTFSWSNLIFRWIGIHELRTKPARSPTAPIKSATMPGGLFAISRDYFTLLGAYDPGLDYWGGENIELSFKVWMCNGSIEVLPCSHVGHIFRHNNPILWPIPGSDRRNAARVAEVWMDDYKKFFYETTGSDKVVVGDISERQELRRSLHCHDFEWYLKNVLPELPVPTDCLTVGEIRNAAYSSCIDSMGRQSLVPSMYTCQGKGYNQDGRLQEKNSGMCLQADKKILTVQPCSGHRSQVWTLTPRPS, from the exons ATGAAGACCCGCAAGTGTAACATCTTGCTGCTGAAGGTCCTCCGGCCACGTGGTCTGATGCGACTGATGATGTTCCTGTGTGGTTTGTTTGTCGGGATCATTTACCTGACGGCGTCATCTGTCCCACGGACAAACACAGGTTCAACTCACAGGTCTGGGCTGAGGATGGGGGACAGCGTAAGGTCGGCACCCAGTGGTGTGTTTGACCAACACATGGCCGGCCGAAAATGGAGCTCAAAGAAGTTTGGAAACTGGTCTAATGGTGTAGAAGATGACATCACGTATCCTCCATTTGTTGCAGAAAGTCCACCTCATGGAAGAG GTGAGTATGGCCGCCCAGTGACCGTCTTCCCGAGCCACCTTTCAGCTGAAGCAAAGCAGACATTTGATGAAGGTTTCAAGAGACACAGCTTTAACCAGTTTGTTAGTGACATCGTTTCCGTGACCCGTCGACTTCCGGAACCAGGCCCTCCGCA ATGTCGGTCTCTGAGTCACCAGAATATTCTTAAGGCGAGTGTCATCATGTGTTTCCACAACGAGGCATGGTCTACTTTGCTGCGCTCCGTGCACAGTGTCATCAACCGTTCACCACCACACCTCCTCCAGGAGATTATCCTTGTTGACGACGCCTCAGATCTAG AATATCTTGGTGCAGCCCTGGAGAAGTACATGTCAACGCTGGGCATAGTGAAGATACTTAGGACAGGTCAGCGGGAGGGGCTGATAAGAGCAAGGTTGTTGGGCTACAAGCACGCGATGGCCCCTGTCCTCGTCTTTCTCGACTCACACATCGAGTGTTTCCCAG GTTGGCTTGAACCCCTGCTGGATCGGATTGCTGAGGATCCTTATGCCGTCCCCTATCCAACAATAGAGTCTATCAAGTCCGACACATTGTCAGTCAAACCCCATGCTCCCCTCAGCGTTGGGACATTCTCCTGGTCAAATCTCATCTTCAGATGGATTGGGATCCATGAACTCCGTACCAAACCCGCCCGTTCTCCGACAGCACCCATCAA ATCCGCCACAATGCCTGGTGGGTTGTTTGCGATATCCCGTGACTATTTTACTCTGCTGGGGGCCTACGACCCAGGACTGGACTACTGGGGTGGAGAGAACATCGAGCTGTCTTTCAAG GTGTGGATGTGTAACGGCAGCATAGAGGTGCTTCCCTGCTCACATGTTGGTCACATCTTTCGGCATAATAACCCCATCCTTTGGCCCATCCCTGGTAGTGATAGGAGGAACGCTGCCCGAGTGGCCGAGGTGTGGATGGATGACTACAAGAAGTTCTTCTACGAGACCACTGGATCTGACAAG GTTGTTGTTGGAGATATCTCGGAAAGACAAGAACTACGTCGGAGTCTACACTGCCACGACTTTGAATGGTACTTGAAGAACGTGCTCCCAGAACTTCCAGTGCCCACAGACTGTCTGACTGTAGGAGAG ATTCGGAATGCCGCCTACAGTAGCTGTATAGACTCGATGGGGCGACAGTCCCTGGTGCCGAGCATGTACACATGCCAGGGCAAAGGATACAATCAG GATGGACGTTTACAAGAAAAGAATAGTGGAATGTGTCTACAGGCAGACAAGAAGATTCTCACCGTCCAACCCTGTTCTGGACACAGGTCTCAAGTGTGGACACTCACGCCACGCCCTTCATAG